The following proteins come from a genomic window of Corallococcus sp. NCRR:
- a CDS encoding DNA polymerase IV — MRAILHVDMDAFYASVEQRDNPSLRGKPVIVGGHAQRGVVVAASYEVRPFGVRSAMPMARAVKQAPHAIVVKPRFSAYAEASEQVFAIFERYTPLIEPLSLDEAFLDVTASVGLFGAAADIAKRIRKEIAHELNLPASAGIATAKFVAKIASDLAKPNGQREVRPEETVAFLAGLPVSRLWGVGPKTEEAMKRAGLVTIGDVATRDVDWLEERFGAASAKHLWELSHGIDARDVVPDRAAKSVGAEDTFDEDLTGPEALKPHVHAQALRVARRLRRASLKGRVVQLKLKFADFTVITRRVTLREATDDGQVIYRAALELLERAHEGKALRLTGVSVQLDEDEPQLGLFPAAAPKSSKLNEAMDRIAARFGSKAITMADIAGAEASDDDQHRSEKPVDKPKR; from the coding sequence GCCGCGTCCTACGAGGTGCGCCCCTTCGGCGTGCGCAGCGCCATGCCCATGGCCAGGGCGGTGAAGCAGGCGCCGCACGCCATCGTGGTGAAGCCGCGCTTCTCCGCCTACGCGGAGGCCAGCGAGCAGGTGTTCGCCATCTTCGAGCGGTACACGCCGCTGATTGAACCCCTGTCGCTGGACGAGGCGTTCCTGGACGTCACTGCGTCGGTGGGGCTCTTTGGCGCGGCGGCGGACATCGCGAAGCGGATCCGCAAGGAGATTGCCCACGAGCTGAACCTGCCGGCGTCCGCGGGCATCGCGACGGCGAAGTTCGTGGCGAAGATCGCCTCCGACCTGGCGAAGCCCAACGGCCAGCGCGAGGTGCGCCCGGAGGAGACGGTGGCGTTCCTCGCGGGGCTGCCGGTGTCTCGGCTGTGGGGTGTGGGGCCGAAGACGGAAGAGGCGATGAAGCGCGCGGGGCTCGTCACGATTGGCGACGTGGCGACGCGCGACGTGGACTGGCTGGAGGAGCGCTTCGGCGCGGCGAGCGCGAAGCACCTGTGGGAGCTGTCGCACGGCATCGACGCGCGGGACGTGGTGCCGGACCGGGCGGCCAAGAGCGTGGGCGCGGAGGACACCTTCGACGAGGACCTGACGGGCCCGGAGGCGCTCAAGCCGCACGTGCACGCGCAGGCCCTGCGGGTGGCCCGGCGGCTGCGCAGAGCGTCGCTGAAGGGGCGCGTGGTGCAGCTCAAGCTGAAGTTCGCGGACTTCACGGTCATCACCCGGCGCGTCACACTGCGCGAGGCGACGGACGACGGGCAGGTCATCTACCGCGCGGCGCTGGAGTTGCTGGAGCGCGCGCACGAAGGCAAGGCGCTGCGGCTCACCGGCGTGAGCGTGCAATTGGATGAGGACGAGCCGCAGCTCGGGCTCTTCCCGGCGGCGGCGCCGAAGTCGTCGAAGTTGAACGAAGCGATGGACCGCATCGCGGCGCGCTTCGGCAGCAAGGCCATCACCATGGCGGACATCGCGGGGGCGGAGGCGTCGGACGACGACCAGCACCGCTCCGAGAAGCCGGTGGACAAGCCGAAGCGGTAG